A genomic window from Aestuariirhabdus litorea includes:
- a CDS encoding XrtA/PEP-CTERM system-associated ATPase, translating into MYEKYYGFTSKPFQLSPDPRFYFSSRGHSRAMSYLRYGLGQCDGFIIITGGVGTGKTTLIKMLFSDLDQEQIVAANIVTTNIESDDLMRMVSSAFSLPTEGLTKADLLRQFEAFLLACDSHGRRVLLVIDEAQNLPKSSLEELRMLSNFQVNNRPLLQSFLLGQEEFRETLQSDGLEQLRQRVIASCHLAALDRDETKKYIDHRLTFVGWSDNPLIGQTAYDAIYEFTEGVPRRINVFCDRLLLYAYLEELTDINKDVVKAVADEMSAEITHTRSDKGRSDEVSAAATKKLAEIEEAVENVKFTTESLEAAFASRMGTLKKLILSIENLAKQKVE; encoded by the coding sequence ATGTACGAGAAGTACTATGGGTTTACGAGCAAGCCGTTTCAGCTTAGCCCAGATCCACGGTTTTATTTTAGCAGTCGCGGGCATAGCCGGGCTATGTCCTATCTGCGCTATGGGCTTGGTCAATGTGACGGGTTCATAATTATCACCGGTGGTGTAGGTACAGGAAAGACCACCCTGATCAAAATGCTTTTTTCTGATCTGGATCAGGAACAGATTGTTGCAGCTAATATAGTTACCACGAATATCGAATCAGATGACTTGATGAGGATGGTTTCATCCGCCTTCAGCCTGCCCACCGAAGGGCTTACTAAAGCCGATCTTTTACGCCAGTTTGAAGCCTTTCTATTAGCTTGCGACTCGCATGGCCGAAGAGTCCTCCTGGTTATAGATGAAGCCCAGAATTTACCAAAGTCGTCATTGGAAGAGTTGCGCATGCTGTCAAACTTCCAGGTCAATAATCGTCCGCTCTTGCAAAGTTTTTTATTGGGGCAGGAGGAGTTCAGGGAGACACTGCAGTCCGATGGGTTGGAGCAACTCAGGCAAAGAGTGATTGCATCCTGCCACCTGGCAGCCCTGGATAGGGATGAGACAAAAAAGTACATCGATCATCGATTAACCTTTGTTGGTTGGAGCGACAACCCGCTCATCGGGCAAACAGCCTATGATGCTATTTACGAGTTTACTGAGGGCGTTCCACGTCGAATTAATGTTTTTTGTGACCGCCTACTTTTATACGCTTACCTCGAAGAGTTGACTGATATCAATAAGGATGTCGTCAAGGCCGTAGCGGATGAGATGAGCGCAGAGATCACACACACGCGTAGCGATAAAGGCCGTTCCGATGAGGTAAGTGCGGCGGCAACAAAAAAACTGGCTGAAATTGAAGAGGCTGTTGAGAACGTTAAGTTTACGACCGAATCTCTTGAAGCGGCTTTTGCCTCACGTATGGGAACGTTAAAAAAACTGATTTTGAGCATTGAAAATCTAGCTAAACAAAAGGTGGAGTAA
- the wecB gene encoding non-hydrolyzing UDP-N-acetylglucosamine 2-epimerase has translation MRLIHVVGARPNFVKMAPLYQELEKRSAFKQTILHTGQHFDPEMYQVFFDQFGLPKPEIELGITGGSVNDQLARMLSAIDKILSNLEPSMIVVYGDVTSTLAAALVAVRYSHLLVHVEAGLRSFDNSMPEEINRIVVDRLAHRLYVTEQSGIDHLSTEGVDPGKVVFAGNIMIDSLYRYLSKTSPVTDIEPRLSDINGYGVLTLHRPGNVDNELRLRAIMDGIARVAQQFPIVMPIHPRTRGRCNEFGIALESIEGLILRDPLSYIDMLSLVKNASVVLTDSGGVQEETAALSIPCVTIRDNTERPATITCGANRLVAPHAEAIAGAVAEALKPGSDMSVPPLWDGNTASRIADDLLQQVWAMEHACA, from the coding sequence ATGCGGTTGATCCACGTAGTGGGTGCTCGACCCAACTTTGTCAAGATGGCACCACTCTACCAGGAGCTAGAGAAACGATCCGCGTTCAAACAAACCATTCTTCATACGGGGCAGCACTTTGATCCTGAGATGTACCAGGTTTTCTTTGACCAGTTTGGGTTGCCTAAACCTGAAATTGAACTTGGGATTACTGGCGGTAGTGTCAATGATCAGCTAGCCCGCATGTTAAGTGCCATCGATAAAATACTCAGCAATCTGGAGCCTTCCATGATTGTGGTCTACGGCGATGTAACCTCAACTCTGGCTGCGGCTTTGGTAGCCGTCCGCTATTCACACCTCTTGGTCCATGTCGAAGCGGGATTAAGAAGCTTCGACAATAGCATGCCCGAAGAGATAAACCGTATTGTGGTCGACCGCTTGGCGCATCGCTTATATGTAACAGAGCAGTCTGGAATCGATCACCTGTCGACAGAGGGCGTTGACCCGGGAAAAGTCGTTTTTGCCGGGAATATTATGATTGACTCTCTCTACCGTTATCTTTCTAAAACCTCACCAGTGACTGATATAGAGCCAAGGCTCAGTGATATCAATGGCTATGGCGTCCTGACACTGCATAGGCCCGGTAATGTTGATAACGAGTTACGCCTAAGGGCCATTATGGATGGCATAGCCAGGGTTGCTCAGCAATTCCCTATAGTCATGCCAATACATCCACGAACCCGGGGGCGGTGCAATGAGTTTGGCATAGCGTTGGAGTCCATAGAGGGTCTTATCCTGCGCGACCCCTTGAGCTATATCGATATGCTATCGCTTGTGAAAAATGCATCGGTAGTATTGACCGATTCCGGAGGGGTACAGGAGGAGACCGCGGCGCTCTCAATTCCTTGTGTCACCATTCGTGATAACACAGAGCGGCCCGCAACCATCACTTGCGGAGCTAACCGCCTGGTAGCTCCCCATGCCGAGGCTATTGCAGGAGCAGTAGCTGAGGCCCTTAAGCCTGGCTCTGATATGAGCGTGCCCCCGCTGTGGGACGGTAATACAGCCAGTCGTATAGCTGATGACCTTTTACAGCAAGTCTGGGCGATGGAGCATGCCTGTGCTTAA
- a CDS encoding XrtA-associated tyrosine autokinase: MDTIEKALRKEAEARGESPPTKSKATNQPQQSAKVITKDTLVRANKAVEKPTAPVEKSPPVNAQSRRVTSKSVEPESKNRLPAGSPITLNESVLRSRNIIVPNEERSLAKEQYRHIKRSILGKAFTQNNTAKGKFSNLVMVTSTEPKEGKTFTAINLAMSIALEPDRKILLVDADVVQPSFYSVLDIEPSLGIVDYLSRDDVPFESILHKTNVKNLSMVLSGSRHHLTNELLASDSMKRLMNELATRYHDRIVLLDTPPLCHTTEAAILASLVGQVIVVVEEGKTTQKHLKEALSLVGSHPDVSLLMNKCSSAKEGSYYGYY; the protein is encoded by the coding sequence ATGGATACCATAGAAAAGGCCCTGAGGAAGGAAGCGGAAGCGAGGGGAGAATCCCCCCCTACAAAAAGCAAAGCTACCAATCAACCTCAGCAAAGCGCGAAAGTAATCACAAAGGATACCCTCGTCAGAGCCAATAAGGCGGTGGAGAAGCCAACTGCACCGGTTGAGAAGAGTCCGCCAGTAAACGCTCAAAGTAGGCGTGTCACTTCAAAATCTGTGGAACCAGAAAGTAAGAATCGGCTGCCAGCCGGGTCGCCCATAACCCTTAATGAATCTGTTTTACGGTCACGAAATATCATTGTACCGAATGAAGAGAGATCTCTGGCCAAGGAGCAATACCGTCATATCAAGCGGTCAATACTGGGTAAAGCGTTCACCCAAAACAACACCGCCAAAGGTAAATTTAGTAATCTGGTTATGGTTACCAGCACAGAGCCAAAGGAGGGTAAAACATTCACCGCCATCAACTTGGCTATGAGTATTGCCTTGGAACCAGATCGCAAAATTTTGCTGGTTGACGCTGATGTTGTTCAACCGTCATTTTATTCGGTTCTTGATATTGAACCGTCGTTGGGGATCGTTGATTACCTAAGCCGCGATGATGTCCCGTTTGAAAGTATTTTGCACAAGACCAATGTCAAAAACCTATCCATGGTCCTGTCGGGTAGTCGCCATCATCTGACAAACGAGTTGTTAGCCAGTGACAGCATGAAGCGACTCATGAATGAGTTGGCGACTCGCTATCACGATCGGATTGTTTTGCTCGATACACCTCCACTGTGTCATACAACAGAGGCAGCCATTCTGGCCTCTTTGGTAGGTCAAGTGATCGTCGTTGTAGAGGAGGGTAAAACAACACAAAAACACTTGAAGGAGGCTTTGTCATTAGTTGGATCACATCCAGACGTTTCTCTTTTAATGAACAAGTGCAGTTCTGCCAAGGAAGGTAGTTACTATGGCTATTACTAG
- a CDS encoding XrtA system polysaccharide chain length determinant has protein sequence MQETLDLLVNYARELKQRQWFILIVSGALCLGGWYFVSKVPDKYEANAKVYIDTQTILRPLLSGLTVQTNTAQQVSLLVKTLLSKPNIERLLQMADLDAVVREEVRNRDLINRLQREIKLTKEKRENIFSISYMSSDKQAAKRIVDSVLTLFMESSIGENREDTISAKRFIDQQIQEYENRLKASEVELKDFKKKHLGMMPSDGNDYYQRLQSASRKLDEAKLTMQELLSERDAVEDQLAGIEETTITVTQPAYVPHTITTRYDERVARLETQLDEMLLKYTKQHPDVKNLTEQLNALKLEQSKERKAAMRYQTGSAPVQVGVVGGVDLYNHLKLTLSDLNTKIASMEIRLRAFEKEEQELKVLVDTIPDIEVQLGELNRDYGITKKRYNELLSRRESIEISRKASQDTDEIQFKVIEPPTVSDRPTWPNRAMLFSMVLPASLGFSSGLALLLIIANPRVMSAKYAAEVSGLSVIGSVSRVSSAADVRRGRLLQLIFVLLLSTLVLVSAIFALYQ, from the coding sequence ATGCAGGAAACACTCGACCTGCTGGTTAACTATGCTCGTGAACTCAAGCAGCGCCAGTGGTTCATACTTATCGTGAGTGGAGCGTTGTGTCTGGGCGGGTGGTACTTTGTGTCAAAAGTACCGGACAAATATGAGGCCAATGCAAAAGTTTATATAGATACGCAAACGATTTTACGGCCACTTCTTAGTGGTCTTACGGTACAAACCAATACTGCCCAACAGGTATCGCTTTTAGTTAAAACGTTGCTAAGCAAGCCAAATATTGAACGCCTGCTCCAGATGGCAGATCTGGATGCTGTTGTAAGGGAGGAGGTCAGAAACAGGGATTTAATTAACCGCCTGCAGAGGGAGATAAAGCTTACAAAAGAAAAGCGAGAGAATATTTTTTCTATTAGTTATATGAGTTCTGACAAACAAGCTGCCAAGCGGATTGTTGACTCGGTACTCACGCTGTTTATGGAAAGCTCCATTGGAGAAAACCGGGAAGATACAATCAGTGCAAAGCGTTTTATCGACCAACAAATCCAGGAGTACGAAAATCGTTTAAAAGCCAGTGAGGTAGAGCTTAAAGATTTCAAGAAAAAGCACCTGGGCATGATGCCCTCAGATGGCAATGATTACTACCAGCGGCTGCAGTCCGCGAGCAGGAAGCTTGATGAAGCCAAGCTGACCATGCAGGAATTGTTAAGTGAGCGGGATGCCGTCGAAGACCAGCTTGCGGGTATCGAGGAGACGACAATCACTGTTACCCAGCCAGCCTATGTACCTCACACCATAACGACCCGATACGATGAGCGAGTAGCGCGGCTGGAGACACAGCTTGATGAAATGCTGCTGAAGTATACAAAGCAGCACCCGGACGTTAAAAACCTGACAGAACAGCTTAACGCCCTGAAATTAGAGCAGAGCAAAGAGCGAAAGGCTGCAATGCGTTACCAAACCGGATCTGCTCCGGTTCAGGTGGGAGTGGTAGGAGGGGTTGATCTTTATAACCATTTAAAACTGACCCTGTCCGACCTTAATACGAAAATAGCCTCCATGGAAATTCGCCTTAGAGCCTTCGAAAAAGAGGAGCAGGAACTCAAGGTATTAGTGGATACTATTCCCGATATTGAAGTTCAGCTGGGTGAGCTGAACCGGGATTACGGTATCACTAAAAAGCGCTACAACGAGCTACTGTCTCGTCGAGAATCTATAGAGATATCCAGGAAGGCATCTCAGGATACAGATGAGATTCAGTTCAAGGTGATTGAGCCCCCAACGGTCTCGGACCGCCCTACCTGGCCAAATAGGGCTATGCTGTTTTCAATGGTGCTACCGGCCTCTCTTGGGTTTTCGTCAGGGCTGGCACTGCTGCTTATTATTGCCAACCCAAGGGTAATGTCTGCCAAGTATGCTGCGGAGGTAAGCGGGCTTTCCGTGATTGGAAGTGTATCCAGGGTGAGCAGTGCGGCTGATGTCCGAAGGGGTAGGTTGCTGCAGCTGATCTTTGTGCTTTTGCTTTCTACGTTAGTTTTGGTAAGTGCGATTTTTGCGCTTTATCAGTAG
- a CDS encoding PEP-CTERM/exosortase system-associated acyltransferase, which translates to MSSETLCDEFNSYFRVVLALTPELQKEVFCIRYNVFAKEFGWEELSAEEMERDDFDRYSIHCLIYHNRTNTPAGCVRLVIPDPIDASQMAPFEKYCAAHIAKEQFDLAILDRVSYGEASRLAVPSSFRRRKDESRSAVPFPPENTGEEHGDKRHFPHIAMGLYLAGMAIVDLASIDYVFAMMEPRLARHLHRFGVLFQQGSDVMDYHGLRALYYIPKEDLTRHLTGGMKELYESIRSSVLQQLVSPAAKENIHLKTHIG; encoded by the coding sequence ATGTCTAGCGAAACGCTTTGCGATGAGTTCAACAGCTATTTTAGGGTTGTCCTCGCCCTGACTCCCGAACTGCAGAAAGAGGTATTTTGCATTCGTTACAACGTATTCGCCAAGGAGTTTGGCTGGGAAGAGCTCTCTGCGGAGGAGATGGAACGCGATGACTTTGACCGCTACTCAATACACTGCCTTATCTACCACAACCGCACAAACACCCCCGCAGGTTGTGTTCGACTGGTTATTCCAGATCCCATAGATGCTTCCCAGATGGCACCTTTCGAAAAGTACTGTGCCGCCCATATAGCCAAAGAGCAGTTTGACCTGGCCATCCTGGACCGTGTTTCCTATGGCGAAGCTTCCCGACTCGCCGTACCTTCCAGCTTTCGGCGCCGGAAGGATGAGTCCCGTAGTGCAGTCCCTTTCCCCCCCGAAAACACTGGCGAAGAGCATGGCGACAAACGCCACTTCCCCCATATCGCAATGGGGCTGTACCTTGCAGGCATGGCCATTGTGGACCTAGCCAGCATCGACTATGTCTTTGCGATGATGGAGCCCCGCCTTGCACGTCATCTCCATCGGTTCGGGGTGCTCTTCCAACAAGGCAGCGATGTCATGGACTACCATGGCCTACGGGCGCTTTACTATATCCCCAAAGAGGATTTGACGCGCCACCTTACCGGCGGGATGAAAGAGCTGTACGAGTCAATACGCAGTAGCGTACTCCAGCAACTGGTTTCACCGGCCGCCAAGGAGAACATCCACTTGAAAACACACATTGGTTAA
- a CDS encoding TIGR03016 family PEP-CTERM system-associated outer membrane protein: protein MAITRVSRQSYSGQKPSRNASIHSLALTGKVFVFACFTVGYIPDSVSSVWSFAPSVAADLTYSDNVDLSDSDKDDDWILQVRPAVDFSKRDGRVNVGGRYSLQRAQYLNETDNNDTYHQLRSGLDAELIRNNLFFNAAANVRQTLIDLANPGSSDNVSGSDNIATVVDYKLEPVFQANVLGFSNLYASYQYGSVLYNDNKNTGSDSDQYGYSIGLSSDTDNQKYYWELFTQQITTNYDSTNDTEITDYRARVGYYLTQKLDVSATYGYEKQDNDQDNLRDDPDGSYWLLGFRWEPSERTSISGSMGRRYYGDSYSIDISQRHRRNTFTFGYSDLQTSTRDQFISSPNGFICPEAGPVSDCRSVDSALPLGIQIGEGEVLFGDVSIVTGINDQIFVSRTWRTGYLYTFRKSRINFTGFYQKREFQTFIAEEKSRGGTVSYSLDHNARTSSNVRFGYTKDELIDGVENKTNRLSYGLSRRLDSETTANLRVSYNRRTSDLTTSEYKEHRVVVGVLRYF, encoded by the coding sequence ATGGCTATTACTAGGGTGAGCCGCCAAAGTTATTCAGGTCAAAAGCCGAGTAGAAATGCCTCGATTCACTCGCTGGCATTAACAGGCAAAGTTTTTGTATTCGCCTGTTTTACTGTTGGTTATATACCGGACAGTGTGTCTTCGGTTTGGAGTTTCGCACCCAGTGTGGCTGCTGATCTAACGTACTCTGATAATGTGGACCTGAGTGACTCCGACAAGGATGACGACTGGATTTTGCAAGTAAGGCCCGCCGTTGATTTTTCTAAAAGAGATGGGCGGGTCAATGTCGGGGGACGCTACTCTCTGCAGAGGGCTCAGTATCTTAATGAAACCGATAATAATGATACTTACCATCAGCTTCGGAGTGGCCTGGATGCTGAACTGATAAGGAATAATCTTTTTTTTAACGCAGCGGCCAATGTGCGACAGACCTTGATTGACCTGGCAAATCCGGGGAGCTCTGACAATGTGAGTGGATCCGATAACATTGCAACAGTTGTCGATTATAAGCTCGAGCCGGTGTTTCAGGCCAACGTCCTGGGTTTTTCAAATCTCTATGCCTCCTACCAGTATGGCTCCGTGCTATACAACGATAACAAAAACACCGGTTCTGATAGTGATCAATATGGGTATAGCATTGGTTTAAGTAGCGATACCGACAATCAGAAGTACTACTGGGAGCTCTTTACGCAACAGATCACAACGAATTATGACTCCACTAATGATACTGAAATCACCGATTATAGGGCCAGGGTTGGGTATTACCTGACACAAAAACTGGATGTGAGCGCCACCTATGGTTATGAAAAGCAGGATAACGATCAAGATAATTTGAGAGACGACCCTGACGGCAGTTACTGGCTACTGGGATTTCGCTGGGAACCTAGCGAACGAACCTCAATAAGTGGCTCAATGGGAAGGCGTTACTATGGTGATAGCTACAGTATCGATATTTCTCAACGCCACCGAAGGAATACCTTTACCTTTGGGTATAGCGATCTCCAAACCAGTACACGCGACCAATTTATCTCTTCACCCAACGGGTTTATTTGCCCCGAAGCCGGGCCGGTCTCCGACTGCCGTAGCGTGGACTCAGCCTTGCCGTTGGGGATTCAGATCGGCGAGGGTGAGGTCCTGTTTGGCGATGTATCCATCGTGACGGGTATCAATGACCAGATTTTTGTATCCAGGACGTGGCGCACAGGGTATCTCTATACCTTCCGTAAAAGCCGGATTAACTTCACCGGTTTTTACCAGAAACGCGAGTTTCAAACGTTCATAGCGGAGGAAAAAAGCCGAGGAGGAACGGTCTCCTACTCGCTGGACCATAACGCCAGGACTTCATCCAATGTCCGCTTCGGCTACACTAAAGACGAGCTTATCGACGGTGTGGAAAATAAGACCAATCGACTTAGCTATGGTTTAAGCAGAAGGCTCGATTCTGAAACAACCGCTAATCTACGAGTTTCCTACAATCGCCGTACTAGCGATCTCACTACTTCAGAGTACAAGGAGCACCGAGTTGTAGTGGGGGTGTTACGCTATTTTTAA
- a CDS encoding XrtA/PEP-CTERM system exopolysaccharide export protein — MIRKNCQIFGAMLCFTLAACSSNPYPLLESATLYQPVTTTPENYRYLIGPGDSLSIFVWRNPEVTTTVTVRPDGFITTPLVEDVPVSGKTPTEVARLLEKRLSSFIRDPLVTVMTQDHLGPFKEQVRIIGEAEKPEFLPYVEDMTLLDVMISVDGLTDFADGNRASIVRVIDGEQRQYGVRLDDLIKDGDISANVDILPGDILIIPETFF; from the coding sequence ATGATAAGAAAAAATTGCCAAATTTTTGGCGCGATGCTTTGCTTTACACTTGCAGCTTGCTCCTCTAACCCCTATCCCTTACTGGAATCTGCAACACTCTACCAGCCAGTTACCACTACGCCTGAAAACTACCGCTACCTTATCGGGCCGGGGGATAGTTTAAGTATCTTCGTGTGGAGAAACCCCGAGGTGACGACCACGGTAACCGTGCGTCCGGATGGGTTTATTACGACCCCGTTAGTCGAGGATGTTCCCGTCAGCGGTAAAACCCCCACGGAGGTCGCTCGGCTTTTGGAGAAGCGACTTTCCTCTTTTATCAGGGATCCCCTGGTGACGGTCATGACCCAGGATCATCTCGGTCCCTTCAAGGAGCAGGTCAGGATAATTGGCGAGGCTGAAAAGCCTGAGTTTCTACCGTATGTTGAGGATATGACGCTGCTCGATGTGATGATCTCCGTTGATGGCCTAACCGACTTCGCTGATGGGAACCGGGCCAGTATTGTACGGGTGATTGATGGAGAACAGCGCCAGTACGGTGTCCGCCTGGATGACCTGATAAAGGATGGCGATATTTCTGCAAACGTGGATATTTTGCCCGGCGACATCCTCATCATTCCAGAAACCTTTTTTTAA
- a CDS encoding ThiF family adenylyltransferase, with amino-acid sequence MTQFNYEAAFSRNLGWTTEEEQQSLRESRVAIAGMGGVGGAHLLTLTRLGVGHFHIADFDSFGVENTNRQAGARVSTYGKKKADTLQQMALDINPELDIKVFGEGVNRQNVEQFFSKVDIYVDGLDFFAFDARELVFHHCHLHSIPAITAAPLGTGAATLAFMPKRMSFEQYFGFKGQTELEKALRFFVGLAPSMAHASYLVDPSRVDLSEQKGPSTIMGCEVCAGVAATQVLKILTGRGRILPAPHGLQYDPFINTVKHTWRPGGYRNPLTRFVMNRVRQAFLAN; translated from the coding sequence ATGACCCAATTCAACTATGAGGCAGCATTCTCTCGAAATCTGGGCTGGACAACCGAAGAGGAGCAACAATCCCTGCGGGAATCCCGGGTTGCCATTGCCGGCATGGGCGGCGTAGGCGGGGCACACCTGCTGACCCTCACCCGGCTGGGTGTTGGGCATTTCCATATAGCCGACTTTGACAGCTTTGGTGTTGAAAATACGAACCGCCAGGCAGGCGCCCGTGTATCCACATATGGAAAGAAAAAAGCCGACACACTGCAGCAAATGGCATTGGATATTAATCCCGAACTCGATATCAAAGTCTTCGGAGAGGGGGTCAACCGCCAGAATGTTGAGCAGTTTTTTTCAAAAGTGGATATCTACGTCGATGGACTGGACTTCTTTGCGTTTGACGCACGTGAGCTGGTTTTTCACCACTGCCACCTTCATAGCATTCCAGCAATAACGGCCGCACCACTGGGCACCGGTGCAGCGACCTTGGCCTTTATGCCAAAGCGGATGAGCTTCGAACAGTACTTCGGCTTCAAGGGGCAGACAGAGCTCGAAAAAGCGCTGCGTTTTTTTGTTGGGCTGGCGCCCTCCATGGCACACGCCTCTTATCTGGTTGACCCGTCGCGAGTGGACCTGTCCGAACAAAAGGGCCCCTCAACCATTATGGGGTGCGAGGTATGCGCAGGCGTTGCGGCTACCCAGGTATTGAAAATACTAACCGGACGGGGGCGTATTCTACCGGCCCCTCACGGTCTCCAGTATGATCCTTTCATCAATACGGTTAAGCACACATGGCGCCCCGGCGGCTACAGAAACCCACTGACACGGTTTGTTATGAACCGGGTGCGACAAGCATTCCTGGCCAACTGA
- a CDS encoding GNAT family N-acyltransferase has protein sequence MTERLYEVFVADTEFARTINYHVRYQVYCEQKQYEAPNAEFIDLERDEWDDRSVHFIARERSTGEWCAALRLVKPSFDEVLPLEQVSQIDHDRIQGKRHQAVELSRLCKPKTGDTEACSQGSGGAEVVQTLISSAARYCRDHGYLELFCLTSPSIVRLMPRSWGFTPVGPATLHRGLRRPYWLDIDSILSFYDDRAPQADYRSFSHAFGGSVLAAAS, from the coding sequence ATGACCGAGAGGTTGTATGAGGTATTCGTTGCGGATACCGAGTTTGCACGAACAATAAATTACCACGTTCGATACCAGGTTTACTGTGAACAGAAGCAATATGAAGCACCCAATGCCGAGTTTATAGATCTTGAGCGGGATGAGTGGGATGACCGCTCTGTTCACTTCATTGCACGCGAACGAAGTACGGGGGAGTGGTGCGCTGCCCTGCGATTGGTTAAACCCTCTTTCGATGAGGTGCTGCCGTTGGAGCAGGTGAGCCAGATTGATCATGATCGTATTCAGGGTAAGCGGCACCAGGCGGTCGAGCTGTCAAGGCTCTGCAAGCCGAAGACGGGTGACACTGAGGCCTGTTCCCAGGGCAGTGGCGGGGCAGAGGTTGTGCAAACCCTGATCTCCTCTGCTGCGCGCTATTGTAGGGATCATGGCTATCTTGAGCTTTTTTGCCTGACATCACCCTCTATTGTCCGCCTTATGCCCCGCTCATGGGGGTTTACGCCAGTTGGTCCGGCCACCCTGCATCGAGGCCTCAGGCGGCCCTATTGGTTGGATATCGATAGTATCCTGAGCTTTTACGATGACAGGGCTCCCCAGGCCGACTACCGCAGCTTTTCGCATGCGTTTGGTGGAAGCGTCCTTGCGGCAGCCTCTTAA
- a CDS encoding XrtA system polysaccharide deacetylase, with protein sequence MLNAMTVDVEEYFQVSAFANVVSRADWSCYESRVQASMERILALFDRHGIKATFFVLGWIAREHPTLVQRLISEGHEVGSHGMYHDRVTDLSPDELASDLADSRKLLEDICGCEVKGYRAPSFSLPLNPLSYEVLAQAGYRYSSSIYPIKHDHYGAPESERFSFEGGSGVLEIPISTLRFFGKNLPVGGGGFFRLLPYPYHRYGFSRLNNLEGRPGVFYMHPWEIDPYQPRPSGLSLKSRFRHYLNLHKTYTRLGRLLGDHQWSSIERIYEL encoded by the coding sequence GTGCTTAACGCAATGACCGTCGATGTTGAGGAGTACTTTCAGGTATCTGCGTTTGCAAATGTGGTTAGCCGTGCTGACTGGTCCTGTTATGAAAGTCGAGTGCAAGCTTCCATGGAAAGAATACTCGCCCTGTTCGATCGCCATGGGATCAAAGCAACTTTTTTTGTTTTAGGCTGGATTGCCCGAGAACACCCAACGCTTGTGCAGCGGTTGATATCAGAGGGTCATGAAGTTGGGAGTCATGGTATGTACCATGACCGTGTTACCGATCTCTCCCCTGACGAGTTGGCATCGGATCTAGCTGACTCAAGAAAACTGCTAGAGGATATCTGCGGGTGCGAAGTTAAGGGGTACAGGGCTCCCTCCTTTTCGCTTCCGCTGAATCCACTCTCATACGAGGTGCTTGCCCAGGCAGGCTATCGCTATAGCTCCAGTATTTATCCCATCAAGCATGACCATTATGGGGCACCCGAGTCGGAACGTTTCTCGTTCGAAGGCGGGAGTGGAGTACTGGAAATCCCCATCAGTACTCTGCGGTTTTTTGGGAAGAACCTGCCTGTAGGAGGTGGAGGCTTCTTCAGGCTTCTCCCTTACCCCTACCACCGGTATGGCTTTTCCAGATTGAATAACCTGGAGGGTAGGCCTGGTGTGTTTTATATGCATCCCTGGGAGATCGATCCTTACCAACCAAGGCCTTCAGGGCTGTCATTAAAAAGCCGCTTCAGGCACTACCTGAATCTGCACAAGACATACACTCGCTTGGGGCGCCTGCTGGGTGATCACCAATGGTCAAGCATAGAAAGGATATACGAACTTTAA